A part of Gemmatimonadales bacterium genomic DNA contains:
- a CDS encoding GTP-binding protein, which yields MKRLLILGAAGRDFFNYLTVYRDDPDAEVVAFTAQQIPHIAERSFPASLAGPRYPRGIPIHPEQRLEELVRSLKVDQCVLSYSDLADVDVMHLAARCNAAGADFVLLGAQHVLRSSRPVVAICASRTGAGKSPLSRAVVPWLREHGQRVAVIRHPMPYGDLEAQRVQRFASEADLLAHKVTVEEREEYEPHIATGSVVFAGVDYAAILHAAEQEADVILWDGGNNDTSFIRADLYMTVVDPHRAGHETSYYPGETNVRLADVVVVNKVDTAPAEAVAKVRENVKQLNPGARVVDAACPVKAADPAVLKGKKVLAIDDGPTLTHGGMAFGAAVLAAWDAGARELVDPRPFAVGEIAEALNKYQHVKRALPALGYGDKQVKDLEATIARAAEGGVEAVAIGTPIDLARLVRIPIPSTRVSYSIALKGVTLDQLLTPVLGAAAKAR from the coding sequence ATGAAGCGCCTCCTCATCCTCGGCGCCGCGGGCCGGGACTTCTTCAACTACCTCACCGTCTACCGCGACGACCCGGACGCCGAGGTCGTCGCCTTCACCGCCCAGCAGATCCCGCACATCGCCGAGCGCAGCTTCCCGGCCTCGCTGGCGGGACCGCGCTATCCCAGGGGCATCCCGATCCACCCCGAGCAGCGGCTGGAGGAGCTGGTCCGGTCCCTGAAGGTCGACCAGTGCGTGCTTTCGTACTCCGACCTGGCGGACGTGGACGTCATGCACCTCGCGGCGCGCTGCAACGCCGCCGGCGCCGACTTCGTGCTGCTCGGCGCGCAGCACGTGCTGCGGTCGAGCCGCCCGGTCGTCGCCATCTGCGCCTCCCGCACCGGGGCGGGCAAGAGCCCGCTGTCGCGCGCGGTGGTGCCGTGGCTCCGGGAGCACGGCCAGCGCGTGGCGGTGATCCGGCACCCGATGCCGTACGGCGACCTCGAAGCCCAGCGCGTGCAGCGGTTCGCGTCGGAGGCCGACCTGCTGGCGCACAAGGTGACCGTGGAGGAGCGCGAGGAGTACGAGCCGCACATCGCGACCGGATCGGTGGTGTTCGCCGGAGTGGACTACGCCGCGATCCTGCACGCCGCCGAGCAGGAGGCCGACGTCATCCTCTGGGACGGCGGCAACAACGACACCTCGTTCATCCGCGCCGACCTCTACATGACCGTGGTCGACCCGCACCGCGCCGGCCACGAAACGAGCTACTACCCCGGCGAGACCAACGTCCGGCTGGCCGACGTCGTCGTGGTGAACAAGGTGGACACCGCGCCGGCGGAGGCGGTCGCGAAGGTGCGCGAGAACGTGAAGCAGCTGAACCCCGGGGCGCGCGTCGTCGATGCGGCGTGTCCGGTGAAGGCCGCCGACCCCGCGGTGCTCAAGGGCAAGAAGGTGCTGGCGATCGACGACGGCCCGACGCTCACCCACGGCGGCATGGCCTTCGGGGCCGCGGTGCTCGCCGCCTGGGACGCGGGGGCGCGGGAGCTGGTGGACCCCCGGCCCTTCGCCGTGGGCGAGATCGCGGAGGCGCTGAACAAGTACCAGCACGTCAAGCGCGCGCTCCCGGCCCTGGGCTACGGTGACAAGCAGGTGAAGGACCTCGAGGCCACCATCGCGCGCGCGGCCGAGGGAGGCGTGGAGGCGGTGGCTATCGGCACGCCCATCGACCTCGCGCGCCTGGTGCGTATTCCGATCCC